TAGTATAAAAAAATTTTTTAAAAAATCAAACATCAAAAAATGATAAAATCATATTTAACAATAGTACAAATAATATAATTGAAATAAATTCTAAAGAAATTATTAATTTTTCTAAAAACTACCTCTTAATATCAAATAGTACAAGTTTTCTATTATCTACATTAAAAAAACAAAATTTTACTATTGCTAGACTTTTCTACATTTTTAATATATACTTGTTGTGTAAGATCTTAGTTTAGTTAGAAGTTTTAATATGTTTTGATACCATACTAAATTAATATTACAACTGGGCGTGTCATTAAATCTCCTAAAACAACTAAGATATCTCATATAAACTAAAACTTACTTCTTATGATTCATTATATCTTTATACAAAATTTTACAACTATGCAAATCTATCCTATACAATTTTATACAATAAACCGAATATTTTTAATTAGAACATGTACATCGAGTAACATAATTAACAAAAATAACACCTCTCTCTATTATAGCATTATAAAAAGAAGTGTTTACATTTCATAATTTATTAATCACTCTTTATTCTTTATTTAGTAACAACAGATTGAGTAGCATCAGATTGACTAGCCTCAGTTCCACCACTTTCAGAGTATTTTATTCCCTTAACCGCTTCTCTTATTTTATCTAAATTACTTTCTACTGTTTTCTTAATTATTATATTAAGTATCCCTAATACCTTATTTACTGCACTGACAGCAGCTGCCTTAAGTGCACCATCTTCATTTTGAGCAGGCTGATTAAACTTACCACCTTTAATCATAGCTTTTAGTGCAACTGCAGCCGCTAAATCTGCATTAGTAGCTGCAGTACCATTAGCATTATTAGCATCAGTCGCAGTAGCTAATTGTCCAGCATTATCATTAGCAGCAGGAGCAGCATTTTTAGTCGTAGCATTTTTAATTTTATCAATCATTGCCCATGGATCTGCCTTAGCAACTTCCCCAGCTAGTTTAGTAGTATCACCTGCACCAGCCTGAGCATTGTGAACCACTGCCTTAGGACCATTACCATTTGCTACAGCAGCACCAGCAATCCCTTTTCCAATATTTACTCCAGAGTTAATAGCAATCTCAACTATAGCTTTAATTTCATCAATAACAGTTTTAACACCAGCCCCTTCAGCAGCTACCGCAGCAGCAGCATTATCACCTATATCAGTATCACCAACAACCCCAGCAAGCTTAGTTACAGAAGTTACTAATTTTGCAATAATTTCACTAGTACCTTTAATAACAGTCTCAACCGCTGTAATATCAGCATATGCAGTAGAAGATATATCTTTCGCTAAAGCATTCAATTTATCCTTAGTATTCTTTAATCCATCTCCAATAGTCTTAAAATGTTCTCCCACTTTACTTCTCTTATCATCCGACTTAACAGCATTAAATCCTAATGCATCTCCAACAGCACTCCCAAAAACACCAAAAATCTCCTGAAACCCTTCTCCGATCTTAATCAAAGAATCTAAAAAACTATTCTTCTTTTATGTTACCATCTTCCCTGCCTCCAACACCCCACTATTACATCCCATCACCATCATTATTACTCTTCTCATTACTCTCTTCCCTTTTTTCTCCTCTCTCATTACATCTCCCTTCCTTTTTTCTACTACTACTTCTTCTTCCTTCCTCTTCTAAATATCCTTTCATGATTTTCTTCGCCTCCTATTTTTTTATTTTTTGTTTAGCTTATCTACCAAGAAAGCAAACAAAAAAATTTAACAAATGATGATTTATATAACATATACAATACTGCAAATAAAAAAAGAGAGCTTTATTGCTCCCTTTGCCAACATTCTTACATAACAACTTAACTATATTTCAATATATAAATTCACCTATTAATTAGACTGAACCTCAGAACCTTCTCCTTGCTTAATCTCTCCCAATACCTTATTAATCTCTTTTAATCCCAAATCCACTGTATTCCTGATTGCTATTGTCAATGTACTCAATACCTTATTTACCGCACTTGCTACTGCTCCATTGACTGCATTTGCTGATTTCTCTTCATTCTTCGCTGCAAACTTACCATCTTTTGCCATTCCTCTCAATGCTATCCCTCCTGCTATTACTGCATCTTTCTTTGCTGTAGCCTCTTTAATCTCTTTTTTATCATTAACAACTGGCGCAATAGCAATTTCTGCTGCATCTGTTGCTTTCTCAATTCCATTAGCACTATCAGCTTTAGGATCTTCCTTAGACTTTGCTATTGCCTGCAATATATCAGACCCACTTACTGCTCCAATGCTTGCTGATGCTTTTGCAATATTTTCCTCTTTGGCATCAGCCTTACCAGCATCATTAACAAATAGTGTTCCAATATCTTTCTTATCATCCCCTGTTTTACTAGCATGCGCACTACCTTCATTATCTTTCAACACTACTCCAACAATTGCCTTTATTCCTTTTACTAACGAAACAACTGAATTTTTGTCAGCAGCTACCGCTGCTTGCCCTGCACTAGTAGCACCACCAATAGCATCATTACCACTAGCACCCCCAGCTGCTTCTTTTGCCCCTTCTTCGATCTTACTTATCTTCCCAATAAATTCTTCTACCTTCTCTTTCACCTTTACATAATTCCCATTCTTTTCTAAAATCTCCCCCAATTTCACTTTTACTGTTTTCATTGTATTCTCAATTTTACTAAAATATTTCCCTATATCTTCTTTCTTTGTTTCTGCCTTTATCCCCAATGTCCCTGTAATCATATCCCCAAAACTCACAAAAACTTCCAAAAATCCTTTCCCTAAATTTGCAATCGA
This genomic stretch from Borrelia hispanica CRI harbors:
- a CDS encoding variable large family protein, with product MVMVVMVVMMGCNNGMLEEEKAKSQFLGSIANLGKGFLEVFVSFGDMITGTLGIKAETKKEDIGKYFSKIENTMKTVKVKLGEILEKNGNYVKVKEKVEEFIGKISKIEEGAKEAAGGASGNDAIGGATSAGQAAVAADKNSVVSLVKGIKAIVGVVLKDNEGSAHASKTGDDKKDIGTLFVNDAGKADAKEENIAKASASIGAVSGSDILQAIAKSKEDPKADSANGIEKATDAAEIAIAPVVNDKKEIKEATAKKDAVIAGGIALRGMAKDGKFAAKNEEKSANAVNGAVASAVNKVLSTLTIAIRNTVDLGLKEINKVLGEIKQGEGSEVQSN